In Brachypodium distachyon strain Bd21 chromosome 2, Brachypodium_distachyon_v3.0, whole genome shotgun sequence, one genomic interval encodes:
- the LOC100843251 gene encoding E3 ubiquitin-protein ligase SGR9, amyloplastic — MEASHVHSPAASSSETIMAALLTSVPAAQFPWLAQSIAADARRQRCRLASLLLSPTHFSAALARLRSMPLPAKAALLGRVLLRSLLLLLPALSSAEDGSHFLRLPAPDLDAALLLLAMCNSYSPSADSSPVDWHALLRDDMLRGALSISGLGATPWAAVAPCLDAAAKCRRFADVAASEAGIGIGKDGEGRGAAARAAVLALPAVAGNGTPCAICREEMAPGGVVCGLRPCGHLFHWPCALRWLARRNTCPCCRAELPAEDALTETRRLWRAVERMAAAGRRRQCGLRLCA; from the coding sequence ATGGAAGCCAGCCATGTCCACTCGCCTGCAGCCTCCTCGTCCGAAACCATAATGGCCGCCCTCCTCACATCCGTCCCCGCCGCGCAATTCCCTTGGCTCGCACAGTCGATCGCGGCCGACGCGCGCCGGCAGCGCTGCCGCCTCGCTTCCCTGCTCCTCTCCCCCACGCACTTCTCCGCCGCCCTCGCGCGGCTCCGCTCCATGCCGCTCCCCGCCAAGGCCGCGCTCCTCGGCCGCGTGCTCCTGCGGTCCCTCCTCTTGCTCCTCCCCGCGCTCTCTTCAGCCGAAGATGGCTCGCACTTCCTCCGGCTCCCCGCGCCCGACCTTGACGCCGCGCTCCTGCTCCTCGCCATGTGCAACTCCTACTCGCCGTCCGCAGACTCCTCCCCCGTGGACTGGCACGCGCTGCTCCGCGACGACATGCTGCGCGGCGCGCTCTCCATCTCGGGCCTCGGCGCCACGCCCTGggccgccgtcgcgccctGCCTCGACGCGGCCGCCAAGTGCCGCCGGTTCGCGGACGTGGCCGCGTCCGAggccggcatcggcatcggcaagGACGGCGAGGGGCGCGgggccgcggcgcgcgcggcggtgcTGGCGCTGCCCGCCGTGGCAGGGAACGGGACGCCGTGCGCGATCTGCAGGGAGGAGATGGCGCCTGGTGGTGTTGTGTGCGGGCTGAGGCCGTGCGGGCACCTGTTCCACTGGCCATGCGCGCTGCGGTGGCTGGCGCGGCGCAACACGTGCCCGTGCTGCCGCGCCGAGCTGCCCGCGGAGGACGCGCTCACCGAGACCCGGCGCCTGTGGCGCGCGGTGGAGaggatggcggccgccggaaGGAGGAGACAGTGTGGGCTCAGGCTGTGCGCGTGA